From a region of the Impatiens glandulifera chromosome 4, dImpGla2.1, whole genome shotgun sequence genome:
- the LOC124934667 gene encoding uncharacterized protein LOC124934667, with amino-acid sequence MRIHSRVEAHEPYFQQKRNSAGKLGLSSLQKITVALRILCYGVAVDFLDEYIRIGETTTIKSLRYFVQSIIDIFGPGMLPIIVLRKPNSEDIARLLQIGKVRGFPRMLGSIDCMHWRWKNCPTAWKGSHNDINVLERSHVFYEITSGEGYPVDYSINGHNYNMGYYLAGGIYPPWTKHFTAAQESARKDVERAFGVLQARFAIVRGPARYFDRDTLNKIMMACIIMHNMIVEDERELHPQPDISEYEQISTSPLVAVVSRTQTPELMNFIQSLHKIRDRAVHNQLQEDLVEHLWNTYSES; translated from the exons ATGAGGATTCACTCGAGAGTGGAAGCACATGAGCCTTACTTTCAACAAAAAAGAAATTCTGCTGGCAAATTAGGTTTATCATCACTTCAGAAAATCACTGTAGCACTACGAATTTTGTGTTATGGGGTAGCAGTTGATTTCTTGGATGAATATATACGAATTGGAGAAACCACAACTATAAAAAGTCTAAGGTATTTTGTTCAATCAATCATTGATATTTTTGGTCCTGGAATGTTGCCAATCATTGTTCTACGAAAACCAAACTCAGAGGATATTGCAAGATTACTTCAAATTGGCAAAGTTCGTGGTTTTCCAAGAATGTTGGGCAGCATCGATTGTATGCATTGGAGGTGGAAAAATTGTCCAACCGCATGGAAAG GGTCACATAATGATATTAATGTCCTAGAACGATCTCATGTATTTTATGAAATAACAAGTGGTGAGGGTTATCCCGTTGACTACTCTATCAATGGTCACAACTACAATATGGGGTATTATCTAGCTGGTGGTATATATCCCCCATGG ACCAAACATTTTACTGCTGCTCAAGAATCTGCAAGAAAAGACGTTGAACGCGCATTTGGTGTGCTCCAGGCTAGATTTGCAATTGTCCGTGGTCCAGCACGATATTTTGATCGTGACACACTTAATAAGATAATGATGGCATGTATTATTATGCACAATATGATCGTGGAGGACGAACGTGAACTTCATCCACAACCAGATATCTCTGAATATGAACAAATCTCTACAAGTCCTCTTGTTGCAGTCGTATCACGCACTCAAACTCCAGAACTTATGAATTTTATTCAATCGCTTCACAAAATCAGAGATAGAGCAGTGCATAACCAACTTCAAGAAGATCTAGTGGAACATCTATGGAATACATACAGCGAGTCATAA